DNA sequence from the Halalkalicoccus subterraneus genome:
TATTGGCCTGTTCGGTTTATCTGTGAGCGCAGTGGCGCTCGCACAGTACTACGGGCAACAAGGCACTACAACGCTTCCATTTGTTATTTTGTTTATCGGAGTGATCGCATTTCTACTATTCATTTCGAAAGCCCAACAACAGACTGAATATAGCCACTGATACACCCGATTAAGCATGGTCAATAGGATATCTTACTGAGTATACTGAGTAGCAAAGTAATAGAGTGGGACGAAGCCTGGGACCATGAAGGGATACACGATGGGTCCAGTAATAGCTGACTCCGTTCTGGCTATCCCGACAATTCCCACCATCGTGACAATAAAGTATCCAACACACGCCGCAAGAATGCCGTTCACCAGTCCGAAAAACCAGAAAACGGCTGCGAGAGCAAGTATACCAATCTGCCCCCATGCCCCGAAACAAGATAACGTGGTAGGTTCAACGTTCATGCTTGTATTCATTATCTACGGCGATGGTTACTGTTCCGGATTTATCACATGTACGCAGTGATTGGTGCCATCTTCATTTCCTAGTCAGGATAGATGAAGTACCTATTACGTAGGACTGCATACTGAACACGGAATTCTGGTCGGAGCTACCTGCAAAGAAGAACACTGATTCGCTCTGTAGACCTTTTCCTGAATGAATCATCCAGACGTGATGAACCCCATTGAAAAGACAATAACGATCATAATAAGCGCGCTTCCCCCAAGCACTTGACCGATTCGCAGATATCGTTGAGTATTCTGATATACTCTTCCAGTAATAACACCAAAAGAGATGATAAGAATACCTAGGCAAACTGCAGTCACTAAACTAATCCACAGGACGATCTGTATATCTTGGAGATTCGGATCTAAGAACCAATGAATATACAAGGTGTGAATAGCCCAGACTACGGCAAATATCCCTGCTGCTACTTCCCACTTTGAGCGAGGATTGAACCAAGTCATACTAGAAACTACTTTTTACAAGCAAAAAATATTTCGTACAAAGCTCTATTGTACCTCCTTCAAGAGTTCGGAAACCGGAGAACCAACAAGAATCTCCTAATCAAAACACTACAACCTCCGAGCGCCCTCGTCACTACTGGTAACGGCTACTACACACTACTCCTCAGTATCATCGTCATTCTCTTCGTCCGCAGACTGTATCTACTACCGATCGGCACTCCAGTATCTTTCCGACGACCTCACACGAAACGGCTGGTAAATGGTTCGTGCGTAGTTATTAGAACCATCATCGTCTAGCTCTGCGAAATCTATATGTCTTCTTAGGAGACACATTGAATCGAATATGGTCTTGCCTCCCCCTATTCGCATTCTCCCTACAGCATGGCGATTCGCGCTCATTGGTGCTTTAGCCTCGCTACCTGTCACTGTCGTTCTAAACTGGCTGCCGAACTCAGAGGCGACCCCCGGTGGTGGTATCATGATAGTCGGGGCATTCATCGCTGGGGCCATTGCCACGATCTGCTCAACAGATCCGGATGCTGCCGGACTCCGTGCTGGTTTTCTTGCTGGCGTCCTTGAATTGCTCACGTTCATCGTATCAGTAGGCACGCCGGCGGCATGGTCGCTGTCCAGAGTCGTCTTCTTCGTCTTCGCCAGTGGGGTAGTCATATGCGTCGCCCCATTGTTCGGACGAGGATCCGGTCGTGTCGGTGGTTGGGTGGCAGATAGTGTTGTCTCACGATGGCAGGCCAGCCCGAACGCGTCGTAATATTTCTCCGATAAATATTAGACAGATTGCCTGTATAGGGCGGTTAGGTCCGTCTTCATTTCTCGGCTCGACTGGATAAAACGCCTGTTACGTAGGACTACGTATTCATCAGTCGTTTAAGATTAATAAAGAAGGGGACCAAAGATGTACATATGCCCTCAAAGAAGACAATCGGTATCGCACCACTGGTGACAGGGATTTTTCTTGCGAGTCAATCGTTTGGCCAGATCCTCGACACAGGCCTCTCGTTGTGGGCGGGCATTAGTTTCACCGGCGGGTTCAGCGCGATACTCGTAGGAGCTGGGATTCTCTTGCAGTGGGGAGGATTCGACACTGAATCTGAAGAGACATCCGGCCGTTTGACGACGATGCTTCTTGGGATTGCATTGGTCAGCTTCGTCGTTGGGGCTGCTGTGGCTATCATATAGTTAGTTTCTCGTCCGAGAGATCTATCCTCTGTATGTAGCGAGGTGCTGTTTTCAATTCCTGGATAGAATGGATGAAGCACCTGTTACGTAGCAGTCCGAATATATTGTGTCGGAATTACAGTATTCGGCACTGCAATTCTATAATGAAGAGATATCAAATCGCATAAAGAATTTTGTGAGCGGGAATTCAAGCGAAAATATGAGACACACTAAAGCTCTCTTGGCTGGTTCGATCCTTGGGTTTTGTCCGGTGGCCATTCTCTATACCGGCGGATTTTGGGATCCACTTCTCTCAGTATTTATTTGGGCGTCGTTCTCAACCATCGGTTATCTTCTCGTTCGTCGCAAGGATGAGATACAAAATTCAAACCCCTGGTGGAGCGTGCTCCACGTGTTTCTTGTCGTGGGAGGGGCATTTCTCGGGGCTCATACAGAGCTCCCATATCCAGAAGATCTTGCGATCGCCCTCTCGTTTCTCATTCTCGGGGTTGGGTGGGCAAGTATGCTGATTGGAATTCAAATGAGGCATGAAATGAGTGAAACAAGAACGGAATCATCCACGCTAACAGCAGACTAGGTCAAAGATATCGTACTGGTCACGGAAATTGAAATTGAAATTGTGAGTAGGGTGGTAGAGAAACCAGGAATTAATTAACCAAGTCCACTAGGCTACTGACTCTGAGCTGTGGTATCGAAGAACGACACGAGGAGTTTGAGAAAAATCAAAGCAGCGAGAGTAAGGAGCCCACCGGTTGCGAAGCTGTAGAGCGGTGTACGGACAAATGCGAATATCACCGTTATTGTCCCTATCACTGCTGCGAACGCGATGATCGTGGTTAAACGGCCTGCTACTCCAATGCTTTTGAACCATGTTCCGATTCGTTGTCCACTATCTGAGGCTGCGCCGGGACCAGTTGCTAGCCCGAATGCCGCGGAGCCACCAATGAACCACAACCATGAAATTTTGTCGTCAGCCGCGAGATTGAAGAGTGCTTCCGCGCCAATTGATACCGCTAGCGCAATTTCCCATCGACTCGGTTTCGTGCTGAGTGACCATGACATACTGTGGCTATTTCTCTATATTTCAGAAATTATATTAAAGAATTTTGTGTGTTACAGCCCCTATCAGGCAAATAATCAGAGTACGAGACCCGATACATGCAGGGTCTGTATGTAGTGGTTGGGTCCATCTTCATTTCCCAACTGGAATGGATGAAGCACCTGGTACGTAGGACTGCGAGTCTAACGCAGTGATCTGAGCCGATTCCAGCCTGCAATCAGGGGAAGAATTGCTTATAGGGCAAGATGAGGCCTCTTGTCAATCGTAGCGGGGTTTATGTTTGTAACCTATCTCAGTGAGTCGTCCCCTGGCTGAGAGTGAGTTCTACTCCACCACGCACCGAAGTAGAGTACTGCAACGACTCCCCATCCGGCTGCAATGAGTGTGTTACCCTCAATTAGAGCCACCAAAATGAGAAGTATAGAACCAAGCAACCATCCAAGATGAAATCGGCGTCCAGGTAAGTCCATAGGTAGAACCGTTTCGTATTGCTCATAGTTCACATTTCAGTTACTATAACCGTGGTGTTGTTTCTAATCAATATACGCTCTGTATGTAGCGGTTAGTGCCGTATTCATTTCCAGACAGGATGGATGAAGCACCTGGTACGTAGCAGTGGGAATCTATTGAATACGTGGCCGACAAATCTCGGAACAGAGGCTATATTTTGAAAATAGTTATAGTAGAATGATTAAATGAAAATATATGGCTACTGAATCAGACCCCGCACCGATTAGCGTCCAAAATATACTCCAAGAAGGAGGCCGAATCGCCCTAATCTTCCTATTCTGGGGCATACTCGCTGCGGTCGCACGCTACGGTATCGCGAACATTGGACTTGCCCGCCCTGGAAATTTCTTCTTCGAGGTGGGCTATCATCTCGCTCTCTTATTCGTGCTCACGGGGTTCACCAGTACTCTCATCTATGCCATCGCTCGCGGTATCCAACTCTCACGTCACTAATCGGCGTTTTCATCCTATCGATGGATACACGCTCTATATATAGTGACCTCCTGTTTCCAGTTCTGTATTTGATCCGTTCTTGAACGGTTGTATTTCTTCGAACTTATGTGATTGTATGTCGCTCTCAAACAACAGAGAAAAAGGTACAGTAGTTCTCAAACCCAATAATGAGGTCCCGTACAACGGATCTGACTCTCCAGAACTCTGCTAGCACGCTTGTGACCGTCCTCCTCATCGCAATTGGGGGGTTCCTTCTCGGCGCAGTACTAACCTCTGTTGGCACCGGTATTCTCAGTATCTTCGGGGTTAACGTGCTCGAACAACCGAGCCTACGGATCGTCATCAGTGCTCTTGCACTCCAAGGTCTTGGCTTTGGTTCGGTCGCAGTATTCTACCTACTAACCCACAACAAGGGGGTCGATTTTCTCATGCTATCGATGCCCGACTTCCGGGACTTACTTGCGATCGTCGGTGGAGTAGTCTCGTTGTTCGTTGTGCTAGTCGGAGTTTATCTCGTCCAGAC
Encoded proteins:
- a CDS encoding DUF5518 domain-containing protein codes for the protein MVLPPPIRILPTAWRFALIGALASLPVTVVLNWLPNSEATPGGGIMIVGAFIAGAIATICSTDPDAAGLRAGFLAGVLELLTFIVSVGTPAAWSLSRVVFFVFASGVVICVAPLFGRGSGRVGGWVADSVVSRWQASPNAS